A single Lactuca sativa cultivar Salinas chromosome 8, Lsat_Salinas_v11, whole genome shotgun sequence DNA region contains:
- the LOC111903609 gene encoding uncharacterized protein LOC111903609 — protein sequence MPATEVTADALSASGRTSEKLSLPTLQSKMKCDPEGYETELNLIYSQFKSSVELFQQQAALNFTSVVSGGVGSDPTVAKDLGDRAMFLAHVTPFYPNQLLNYPKELVEFLRSSARVLPSSLRVTVTQALILLLNRKIVAIKETLALFMELQVLTDKPLKELAFSHIIHSIKRMNQKHKNETENRALQSILFSMLQEEDEKKAMRSLVTICDLHRRKVWFDDRTANAICRACFHPSSRIMIAALSFLLDYEKIEQDNDSDESSDEEEAIQQHHVVVSKEAIYKANNTGTTSSKKKKKAKLQRVIRSMKKKQRISSERNDNLNYYSPLNALTDAQGFAEKLFSRLQTCSERFEIKMMMVKVVARTVGLHRLILLNFYPFLQKYVQPHQRDVTNLLAAAVQACHDMVPPDAVEPLFKQIVNQFVHDKSRTESIAVGLNVVREICLRIPLLMTEDLLQDLVLYKKSHEKAVSSAARSLISLFREICPSLLIKKDRGRPTDPKAKPKAFGEVTVPSDVPGAELLLDDDVSNASDEDAESIDADISTQGGSESEEEDDDEEMGSEEDEVSDEEEEEEEVDGMSIDSRGSEKRKGQKRKFEDFDEELDGANQSLRALKRLAGARLESEAITEEPTTDGILSNEDFQRIKELKAKKDAKVALANHGILKKSSDPKSTVFKVPTSDQLSLKRVDGYSLEANIRKKMTKEERKALIKAGREDGEKYQSRAATKQKKTGGLSNQQKEHKKAMPLAAKRSKIERSRRQKKLKAKTAGKQFRGRKAWK from the exons ATGCCGGCGACTGAAGTCACGGCGGACGCGTTGTCGGCGTCAGGCCGAACGTCGGAAAAGCTCAGCCTGCCTACGCTTCAATCTAAAATGAAATGCGACCCTGAAGGCTACGAGACCGAACTAAACTTGATTTACAGCCAATTCAAGTCGTCTGTAGAACTTTTTCAACAACAGGCGGCACTAAATTTCACCTCCGTCGTCAGTGGCGGCGTTGGAAGCGACCCTACCGTTGCCAAAGACCTCGGTGACCGGGCCATGTTCTTGGCTCACGTTACGCCTTTTTACCCTAACCAGCTCCTAAACTATCCGAAAGAGCTCGTGGAATTCCTTCGGTCATCCGCTCGCGTGCTTCCGTCCTCGCTTCGTGTCACTGTTACACAAGCTCTGATACTTCTTCTAAATCGCAAG ATTGTTGCCATCAAGGAGACTCTTGCATTGTTCATGGAGCTTCAGGTTTTGACTGATAAGCCTTTAAAAGAATTGGCATTCTCTCATATCATTCATAGTATCAAGCGTATGAATCAGAAACACAAGAACGAAACGGAAAACAGAGCTCTTCAAAGTATTTTATTCTCAATGCTACAG GAAGAGGATGAAAAGAAAGCAATGAGGTCACTTGTCACAATATGTGATCTTCATAGGAGGAAGGTCTGGTTTGATGATAGAACAGCCAATGCTATATGTCGGGCATGTTTTCACCCATCATCAAG GATTATGATTGCAGCTCTGTCATTTCTTCTTGATTATGAAAAAATTGAGCAAGACAATGACAGTGACGAGTcaagtgatgaagaagaagcaATCCAACAACATCATGTTGTCGTTAGTAAAGAAGCTATTTACAAG GCCAACAATACAGGGACAACATCcagcaaaaagaaaaagaaagcaaAGTTGCAGCGTGTGATTCGTAGCATGAAAAAGAAACAACGTATCTCATCTGAAAGGAATGATAACTTAAACTACTATTCACCACTCAATGCTTTAACAGACGCACAGGGGTTTGCTGAGAAGCTGTTCTCACGACTTCAAACTTGTAGTGAACGCTTTGAG ATAAAAATGATGATGGTGAAAGTGGTTGCGCGTACTGTTGGACTTCATAGATTGATTTTATTGAACTTTTATCCTTTTCTTCAGAAGTATGTTCAG CCCCACCAAAGGGATGTGACAAACTTGCTAGCAGCAGCTGTTCAAGCCTGTCATGATATG GTGCCACCTGATGCAGTTGAACCATTATTCAAGCAGATAGTTAATCAGTTTGTGCATGATAAGTCACGTACAGAG TCGATTGCTGTTGGGTTGAATGTTGTGCGTGAAATATGTTTGCGTATTCCTCTG TTAATGACAGAGGATTTGCTGCAAGATCTTGTGCTGTATAAGAAATCACACGAGAAGGCAGTTTCATCAGCTGCTCGTTCACTTATTTCATTGTTCAGAGAG atttgTCCTTCACTTCTGATAAAGAAGGATCGTGGTCGGCCTACTGATCCAAAGGCAAAGCCAAAAGCATTTGGTGAGGTTACTGTTCCCAGTGATGTCCCTGGGGCTGAGTTGCTTCTGGATGATGATGTCAGCAATGCTTCTGATGAGGATGCTGAATCTATTGATGCTGACATCAGCACTCAAGGAGGTTCGGAatctgaagaagaagatgatgatgaagaaatgggAAGTGAAGAGGATGAAGTATctgatgaggaggaggaggaggaggaggtggatgGGATGTCTATTGATTCAAGGGGATCTGAGAAAAGGAAAGGGCAAAAAAGGAAATTTGAAGATTTTGATGAAGAACTTGATGGAGCCAATCAAAGTCTTAGGGCTCTTAAGAGACTTGCAGGAGCTAGATTGGAGAGTGAGGCAATAACAGAAGAGCCAACAACAGATGGTATTCTCTCAAATGAAGATTTTCAGAGAATCAAAGAGCTAAAA GCAAAGAAGGATGCAAAGGTTGCATTGgcaaatcatggaattttgaaaaAGTCTTCAGATCCAAAATCAACAGTCTTTAAGGTCCCAACATCTGATCAACTCAGTTTGAAAAGAGTCGATGGATATTCACTTGAA GCTAACATAAGAAAAAAGATGACAAAGGAGGAAAGGAAGGCTTTGATCAAAGCAGGAAGAGAAGATGGGGAAAAGTACCAATCAAGAGCTGCTACCAAACAGAAAAAG ACTGGTGGATTAAGCAATCAGCAAAAGGAACACAAGAAGGCGATGCCTTTAGCTGCCAAGAGATCAAAGATCGAAAGATCACGCCGTCAGAAAAAGCTCAAGGCCAAGACAGCTGGCAAACAGTTTCGTGGTCGCAAAGCATGGAAATGA
- the LOC111903641 gene encoding uncharacterized protein LOC111903641 isoform X1, producing the protein MEEDNGFDPMEQLEDGIHVVNSSNEIQKLVLEEADKKYQLLTLALSRIKKDITRRNADEYQINLKLMWFSDHEYYIRWRTQELMDLERCLVKPEIHLPKNVGPSRTGFSRLPEKDDPVAPFRPDRKRSQKMLIKKGRVDTHYLQQVHDELLSSKKTHGITPSGEQEVNDLMESMAQRIQHGNKNRADEMRIYNEMRKVNETREIYTTPEPNNHNRNSKPDIDSQRFIQCRINILLDEIEEMKMKLKERQSRFIRLKAELKLVRKSISCLKKELKHVNTKRSKAYKHAYELGVQFSNTTEELAQIVEVSSNWEITPNEAVNERSFEAAKATKAAITLRQPLLKNRMKVLAHMKYIWL; encoded by the exons ATGGAAGAAGACAACGGTTTCGACCCTATGGAACAGTTAGAAGATGGAATTCACGTTGTCAATTCTTCTAATGAAATACAGAAATTAGTACTAGAAGAGGCCGACAAGAAATATCAGTTGCTGACTCTTGCTCTCTCCCGTATCAAGAAAGATATAACTCGGCGAAAT GCAGATGAATATCAAATCAACCTGAAACTAATGTGGTTTTCAGATCATGAATATTATATACGTTGGAGGACGCAGGAACTCATGGATCTTGAACGTTGCCTAGTTAAACCTGAGATTCATTTACCCAAGAATGTAGGACCAAGTAGAACTGGTTTTTCACGTTTGCCTGAAAAAGATGATCCAGTTGCACCTTTCAGACCAGATCGAAAACGCAGCCAAAAAATGCTGATCAAGAAAGGGAGGGTAGACACGCATTATTTGCAACAAGTTCATGATGAACTTCTGTCTTCAAAAAAAACCCATGGAATAACACCATCTGGTGAACAAGAAGTCAACGATCTG ATGGAGAGCATGGCGCAAAGGATCCAACATGGGAACAAGAATCGGGCAGATGAAATGAGAATCTATAACGAAATGAGAAAAGTCAATGAAACAAGAGAAATTTACACTACACCAGAACCAAACAATCATAATAGAAACTCAAAGCCAGATATAGATTCGCAAAGATTCATACAATGCAGGATAAAT ATTCTGTTAGACGAGATTGAGGAAATGAAAATGAAGCTAAAGGAACGTCAATCTAGATTTATACGACTTAAAGCAGAATTGAAACTTGTAAGAAAGAGCATCAGTTGTTTGAAGAAGGAGCTTAAACATGTTAACACAAAGAGATCCAAAGCCTATAAGCATGCTTACGAGCTTGGAGTGCAATTCAGTAATACGACAGAAGAACTTGCACAAATAG TTGAAGTATCTAGTAATTGGGAAATAACACCAAATGAAGCTGTGAATGAAAGGAGTTTTGAAGCTGCTAAGGCTACCAAGGCAGCAATAACTCTAAGGCAGCCTTTGCTCAAGAACAGGATGAAAGTATTGGCACACATGAAGTACATTTGGCTATAA
- the LOC111903641 gene encoding uncharacterized protein LOC111903641 isoform X2, which yields MEEDNGFDPMEQLEDGIHVVNSSNEIQKLVLEEADKKYQLLTLALSRIKKDITRRNADEYQINLKLMWFSDHEYYIRWRTQELMDLERCLVKPEIHLPKNVGPSRTGFSRLPEKDDPVAPFRPDRKRSQKMLIKKGRVDTHYLQQVHDELLSSKKTHGITPSGEQEVNDLMESMAQRIQHGNKNRADEMRIYNEMRKVNETREIYTTPEPNNHNRNSKPDIDSQRFIQCRINILLDEIEEMKMKLKERQSRFIRLKAELKLVRKSISCLKKELKHVNTKRSKAYKHAYELGVQFSNTTEELAQIDFWVKTAPKPGFSFVKTTQF from the exons ATGGAAGAAGACAACGGTTTCGACCCTATGGAACAGTTAGAAGATGGAATTCACGTTGTCAATTCTTCTAATGAAATACAGAAATTAGTACTAGAAGAGGCCGACAAGAAATATCAGTTGCTGACTCTTGCTCTCTCCCGTATCAAGAAAGATATAACTCGGCGAAAT GCAGATGAATATCAAATCAACCTGAAACTAATGTGGTTTTCAGATCATGAATATTATATACGTTGGAGGACGCAGGAACTCATGGATCTTGAACGTTGCCTAGTTAAACCTGAGATTCATTTACCCAAGAATGTAGGACCAAGTAGAACTGGTTTTTCACGTTTGCCTGAAAAAGATGATCCAGTTGCACCTTTCAGACCAGATCGAAAACGCAGCCAAAAAATGCTGATCAAGAAAGGGAGGGTAGACACGCATTATTTGCAACAAGTTCATGATGAACTTCTGTCTTCAAAAAAAACCCATGGAATAACACCATCTGGTGAACAAGAAGTCAACGATCTG ATGGAGAGCATGGCGCAAAGGATCCAACATGGGAACAAGAATCGGGCAGATGAAATGAGAATCTATAACGAAATGAGAAAAGTCAATGAAACAAGAGAAATTTACACTACACCAGAACCAAACAATCATAATAGAAACTCAAAGCCAGATATAGATTCGCAAAGATTCATACAATGCAGGATAAAT ATTCTGTTAGACGAGATTGAGGAAATGAAAATGAAGCTAAAGGAACGTCAATCTAGATTTATACGACTTAAAGCAGAATTGAAACTTGTAAGAAAGAGCATCAGTTGTTTGAAGAAGGAGCTTAAACATGTTAACACAAAGAGATCCAAAGCCTATAAGCATGCTTACGAGCTTGGAGTGCAATTCAGTAATACGACAGAAGAACTTGCACAAATAG ACTTTTGGGTTAAAACCGCACCAAAACCGGGTTTTAGCTTTGTTAAAACCACACAGTTTTGA